Genomic DNA from Xyrauchen texanus isolate HMW12.3.18 chromosome 28, RBS_HiC_50CHRs, whole genome shotgun sequence:
CTTCCTTTTGATtcagtgtataatataatataaatgggtGTTTGAAAAATGAGTGGTTAGGAAACCACTAATAGAAGTATGTACATGCGCTAAGTTTTGGATCCCTTTCACTGCCTTTTTTAGATCCTTTGCTTATGAGAACGCACAGCTTACTTACCCTGTGTCTTgaagatattttaaataaaacttttattaatCTCCTAAGAATCATAAATTCTCCTGTACCTTATCAatcacaattctgtcatcatttatgtatTCTTTGTGATATGTATTCTTTGTCTAACCTTTCTTGCAGTGCTTCCATGTGCCTTACTCTGCCCTGACCATGTTCTTGTGCACCGATCAACAAGAAAGAGACTCTGCTACAGCTTACCGTATGCTTACAGCTCGCCTACCTACACAGACACCATTGTATCATGTTAAAGTTAAGCATGTTAATTTTACGGTAATTCTATGGCCTGCGAGTAGGAGTATATAAGTTCATGTAGATTTATcattaatctaaataaataaagtccGGGGGTAATCAGGACTCAAGTCGAGTCTCAAGCGCAGAGTGCTTCAGTATACAGACAGCAAGCCATATACAGTTACCTCTTCTATACAAGATTACATAAAATACGAACTACTGAATCATGTTTGTATACTCTAGTCGATCAATAACTCCAGTAGCTCAAATATGTGTCTGGAGCTGACTGGAAATGTAAATAATGGTGAAATTTAACAGTTTTCTGCATCTGCAGGTATGACGATGGAAGTTCTTGGTACGTTGGTTGGTGCCGCCATTCAGGGTCAGATTGTAGCGAGCGCACACACTCTGAAACACTGTTCACATCGCAACCTGTCAGCTGGTCACCTGGGAAACAGCAGTGGCACTAAGATCATCAGGAGCCTGGCACTGTCACATGACTTACTGTCTGATGCTGTACGTGTCAATGTCAtgtttgtattaaaaataacctACACTGCACACAGCACTTAATGTAGTTCCTCTGGTGCTAGGTCTCTTTCAAGTTTTGTTCTAAGAGGAGCGTTGATTATTAACAatctgtatctttttttttttttatttatttttcatttaaacacCCTAGCACCCACTAAGTGATGGTCCATAACACAagagaaaccacatagcaatgactcagaacaccctagaaaccacctagaacaTCCTGACAACCACCTTGCAGTGACCCAGAGCACCCTAGACACtacacagaacaccctaacaatcaTCTAGCAATGACacagaactccctagcaaccacctagcgaTGTCCCAAGAagaccctagaaaccacccataAATTAAGAACACCCTATTATTAACCACCTAGCAATAACCCAAAACACCCTataaaccacccaaaacaccctagcaaccacctagataTCACACAAAACACCCttgaaaccacccagaacaccctagcatccacTCAGCAATGACCCAGgacaccttaacaaccacatagcaatcacccaaaacacttagaaaccacccagaacaccttagcaaccatgtaGCGATGACCTAAGGAGACCATAGAAACCATCCAAAAGATCAGAtcacccttgcaaccacctacCAATGACCCAGAACACCTTAAAAACCACCctgaaaaccctagcaaccatgaaGTGATGACCCAAGAAGACCCTAGAAATCAACCAAGGAACACAGAAAGTATATACTGAAATAGAACAGCAACCAAAGATCAAGACTATAGACAGAATTTAACTTCGTCGACCAAAAGATAACTTTTGTCAGGATTGttacagtaatataatataatataatatttaattatatttaataattattattattatatgccaTCGCCTCTCATTGCCTGTATATCTTTACAGAAGGAAGTGTACATGATAGCAGCTGGTGTGATCGGTGGGCTGTTTCTGGTCTGTACAGTGGTCATGTTCCTGGGAGTCAAAGAGAGAGACGGTGAGGATGCGTGTAAATGGCATGAACCATTACCTACCATAAAGGCCATTATCTGAGTTATGATGTGCAATAAATTCTTGTTTTGCTTGTGCATCTGAGTTGAaatgttaaagggaaagtttaaggagatgttaggcagaatgtttacgCTGCTATTTTCCAATGATGAATGGGGCTGTTGAGCTGCAAaactgacaaaacaaaaaaagtttttttaggtgaactatccctttaaagcatacAAAATGTCATACTTTACCATGTCAGAAAATGTGTCTTATGAGTTTCCTTGCATCTATTTTACTGTGCAGATCCATATGCACCTAAAACAGGGAAGGCCATCCCGTTCCATAAGGGCTTTATTTTGGTCATGAAACATGGATCATATCTCACTCTAACCGCTGCTTTTCTCTTCATATCAGTAGCCATCCAGGTAACATGCTTTCCTGCTAGTACAATGTTTACTACAGTATTTGTTTGATCAGCTAAGGAAAGAACTTCATGCCTGAATACAAATGTTAacagaaaatacaataaaacattttatatacagattgttgTGGGCCAATTGTAAAATTTGGCTAATTGTGAAAATATATAATAGATGTATACCATACATCCTCCTTAGACCCGAGCATGACAGcaatgtgcattttccattttcacTGTAGATCTATATGcagcacttagctgcatagagatctacaggatgatcccttgctccctttttattgaatgacttaacatccttttcatcctaactccatataaagcctctgaaagcaaaatgtttcagtttttgaaagaacccattgattctcaatatgataatgcacagtgaatataggatttctaaggaaaaaaatgcactgaagtacacattagtgtagattgtgtttagcagcatggcgtTTCATGACAAATCactcaaattttaaaaatggcatattggatgaaactaaagacttttgactcaaacaggtttcaatgtaaaaacgtttTTAGggttcttaccagatgtagttttgttggcattacTCCAAAAGACAAACTCCGAAGTGGTAAGGCCATGTTGTTTTGCTACATGACACCGTATGTcgaagtttaaccctttactgaaagcacagagtctcctgaaccaAGTccgtttaaatgaatttaaattatgcgttgcgtatagcgacagcaaaatacaatgtccacgcatgtgttcacagggtcacacaaggttaaggTTATTACGGCCCtgatatacaaaaaatatttacatctAATGGCTGGAACCCCACAAACATTCCCAGAATTTTTTATTATAAGGATAGGCTGGATTAATTAACTACATCATCAGAACTTTACTGTATTTCCATTTGTTGTTTATAAGCCAAATGTCTTCATTTTGCAGTTGATACAAAGTAACTTTGTGCTGTTCTGCACATATGCGGTGGATCTGCGAgaacactttcaaaacattgttctgaCCATTCTGGTGAGTACTCGATGAAGACATGGAAAGATAAGTGATGACCAATTATGCCATACCCAATTCAATAGACTTGCCATTGACATTAGTAATTTATTAAGAATGAATACAAAGCTCTAAAGTAAGCTATAGTTAGATCATTCAGTTAACTGGTGAAAGTTTTGTAGGTTTCTGTTTATGACGAATGGAAATATATTGTACAGTCTTCAGAAAAGTTAAGGCTTTTCattcttaaaaatacatttttcttttgtgctaggtgaaaatgtattcatgtataatGTCAGGTTGTTACACTCTAACTAAATTGTGGCATTTGggttaaatgtgcactcagcgattcctgagaaacactgtagatattcgaactcaactgccaaaacaaacacacccctcccttctgtgctcctttggaagctccgccccACAAATTCATGTTTGTAAATTCATTACTTTTACCTCTCGGTGGTCTCTCCACCGCTGAAAATCCTCACCGATGTTGATGCGGCTCCTTGCCCTCGACTTAATTGTCCTttctttttagtttatattcgtctgacctttttctcttggtctgtttctcagccatttgtcctccttggagtttaggaagttcgcatcagccagatttgccgttctaatgaatttccctctcactctgccgccacccccccatcctgtgcacgcacaataaccaccccctgttgctgattggctggagtagtgttgtgttgATCGatctgatccactttgtttttgtcccatttacagagacAGGGCTGTGTGCAAATACTAGATTGTATAGCAGACTGAGGAGATATtttcagaatttgacaaaaagtgttttgCTGAGTGCAACTTTACGTGAATAATTAGACACAATGTTTGGAATATTTTATACACAAAGCTATtgattattaagaacacctgtttTTGAAATTACCAGATGTCTGCTGCAGTGAGCATTCCATTCTGGCAGTGGTTTCTAGAGAAGTTCGGAAAGAAGACAGCAGCTTTCTGTGGCATCATGgtaacttactttttttttttttgccacaaccACACTAattagttttcagtttcctaatgtcattatTCTCCAAAGTTTGCGGTAATGGAATTTTTTTTGAAATGCTCCGTTTTCGGTGGAGGACCCCctgttttagtgtggatgagaggtgtacaCGTGTTTCAagtgaaaaggttttatttaagaCGTGGCCTTAAATGTTAAAGGTGCAGAAAGCgatacttccacgagactgagccgttgaattagccacgccccctctttccaaaaccccacacTCCACAGataacaaatgagctttattgagaccgacatcatGCAGGAACGGCAGcataaaacaacagcagcaaaatagcaccctcaactgacaactgttatgaacaacatggcttaaaaatgtcattaagcctcaataatttgctgcaactacaaaactatgagaacgtgcaaaatgattgacaggctgaAAGCATCATTGTCCACAGTCTgtggacacatttttatttgctgtttagtCTAGAGCTGtaacagagacaggtgagatatcttatgacacttatttaattaatatctttcagggagtaggacaatTTTTTGCAtgcctttccatgaaaaaaattgctttcagcacctttaactttattaccatgcactggtaattaatttaaatgcataaacatgCCTAAATCAGTGGTGTGGCCACATAGTGCATTATTTTTAGCCATATTACCAAGTGCCAGAAGAATTTGcaccaaaaaaaatttttgtcgTCTACTCCCCACTTTTAAAGGTTGCTAAGCCTATTTATGTTGCTTTCCTAACAATGCACAGTTTTATgttcacattttattatttgcatttatcatTGTATTTTTAACTGCCTTATTCCAACTCAAAGTATTGTGCGTATGCATTGAAATATATGTTATATGGTTCTTTAAACTGCTGTCTCTGTTGTGCAGTGGATTATGCCATTCACAGTGATGCTGGTGTTTATTCCTAATCTGATCGTGGCATATGTTGTGGCCGTATCATCTGGACTTAGTGTGGCTGCTTCTCTCTTGTTACCATGGTGAGTCTCTCATCAAGTGTTATACTGCATTACATAAGCATAGAATCTGTGTCCAatgctttgtgtttgtttgtgataaAGCACAGAAAGCATATTCCAGTCAATGAAAAAGttgttattagtggtgtttgctaaggcatgcatcactattactattgctcatacttgtcAGATTTAAACCTCTGCGTGCAGCTCGTCCCACTGCATTtgtaaatatgttaaaatgtagaATGTTTGTTGGTGTTTATGTAACCTTTCACTGACCTAGTCCTTGTGATGTCCTAGCTCGGAGATTAAAAAGCCACAATGTGATCCATAAAGAGTGTAGAATAGCTGCTTGTTTATATAAACCACCCCGCCTTTTACCCCTCgaatatatagatttaataaCCTAGCAGTCTCAAAATAACAGGTTTCATGGAAGGGTCATGCTATTTCTTGGGTTTTTAAAAATGCTCTCTGGTTGATTGGAAATGTATGAGAGTTTTATGTGCTGTCTACCAAGAGGACTTGGCTTTAGGTTACCAATGTCAATGTTTAATATGAGATGATGTATTATGTCTATGCTGTGTTGTGTTTCTTGTTGCCCAGGTCAATGTTGCCAGATGTATTGGATGACTTCAGACTTGCAAATCGCAACTCAAAGGGGCTCGAGGCGATCTTCTACTCTCTATATGCTTTCTTCACCAAGTTTGCTGCAGGCATATCTCTCGGAGTGTCCACACTCTGTTTACAGTGAGATTGCTTAAAACACTCTTTTATTATTTACTGGTATCAGTCTTTTGAACATAAAGAGTCCTGACAGACAGTGGTGTGGATCTGATTTGACAATTTAATGCTTTCCCAAAGTTGGCCTCTCAAGACCTACAATCTATTAGGATCCAAAATTCTGAGACCACTTGTCAAAATACTTCTATTTGGAATTTTTCTTACTTTAtatgatttgttttaattacaatCTGATTCATTTGAATGGAAAGTTGAATTGAAACTtttgaattaattacataattttttaacatgtaaaacttttgctttaatgacagctaGCACTCGAACTGGTATGAAATCCACAAGTTTGTCCAAAACCCAttttatccagcatgatttaaaaatgacaaaggaagttaaaaggacagttcaccgcATGCCATGCCAgatttgtttgactttcttctgcatttcagctctgtgtgtccaaacaatgcaagtgaatagtggccagaacttcaaagctataaaaagcacataaaagcatcataaaagtaattcatatgactcatggttaaatccatatattctgatgCGATATGATGTGGGTGAAAAAACAGAACagtatattaactctttccccgccaaacacagaattttccgtgttttatgaaaaaacgcttccccgccaaacatggaattttccaggtttccgtgttttaggtgttatacggtaaggaagacccctgcgcatgttttgaaagagtacgcaactctttgatcaaagaaacagactgcgatcgtctcaaacatgaagaagtggagtattgagaagctcaaaatatcagacataaacatgcctttttctcagctttttgtctgaaatgttgttttttgacaaaaccgacctctgttcaagtcgcaataaaaaaagaaaatgaagataaaataaaatcgttttttttgcctaaaagcagaggcccagatctttattgtgatatatagcatcttcatatattcatggaagaaaatattctgcgggccattaaagtttagcgaaaatcgtcaaaaaccctggcggtggctggcaacttttttttaaaaacgctggcggggaaagggttaaagtcctctttttattaaaattctcatccctgcccagtatgcacaaataatgtgaatcgacAAAAtctaaagaagaagaatgtgaaagtgaaagtggagatttatagtaataaatgacataaatattgatctgtttctcacccacactaatcaTGAGTCTttttggatgacttttatgctgcctttatgtgctttttggacctcctggacctttctggccaccatttacttgtattgtatggacctacagagctgagatattcttctaaaaatctttgtttgtgttcagttgaagaaagaaagtcatacacatctggtatgacatgagtgtgagtatatgatgagagaattttcatttttgggaactatccctttaacatggtcAGTCTCTCCTTAAATTTGATTAGAGACCTAGAAATACTGCACAGATGTCAcattttctgatttatttttaGGGAATTGTAAAGGATTTTAGTGCTTTTGATGAAGAAATATTGGAAAATAAGAAATGCCCTCCTCATCACTGTTACAAATAATAAGATCATTTCAGATGTCAACAAATCAGCtttaacaaatcagaaatacatttcacACAGATCTTGAAGAAATACTGTTTAGAGGTATAAATGCAATCCTATAATTGATTTTAACTgtacattaaatacaaattttaaacatCATTTAGCATCAGTAAAATTTATTCAGGAACCATTTCGActgatgtttgtgtttttgattcactaagagTCCGCACATAAGAGTCATGCATTCGTTAATCACACTACACTGCTCACGCTTATGTTTTCGATTCACTAAAAGATTTATTCGGGAATCGGACCAAACTGGTTGCGCTGTATGGTATGTTGTGTGCTGAAGATTCACAAGAATCAGCTcaatagagtcatttgtttggaaaaCGGACTTCATTGGACGCACAGTCTAGAGCCGTTAACGGAACCAAAAGCCCTGAAATCATACGGTTCcggtatttttacaaaataaaaccaaaaccATTCTGAACAGCAATGTATATTGTGTTGGATGCACATGACAGATTTCATAAAGGACTCAAAACTATAGCTTCAATATACGTTTAAacgaatatttcgggttcaatacaattcagttgacagcataatgttgattaccacaaaattgtatttaaactCGTTTCTCTTTATCGAGgtccagtgaggcatttacaatggaagtgaatggggatcatttttggagagtttaaacacagaaatgtgaagcttataattttataaaaccacttacattaattcttctgttaaaactcatgtgttgtttgagctgtaaagttgtttaaatcatggtTTATACGGTCAGTTTAGGGTTGTAGTGTTTACGGTGTGACATcgtaatggcaacaaagttgtaaaaactttacacagaaaatgttagcaaGCAATTTAATCATACAAAAATTATGTGAACAtgtgttgtttacatttttgtggctatgcttttgaaaatgtgagtattttaatgtttacagtttggccccattcacttccattttaagtgcctcactgtaacccagattaaaaaatatatatattatttgagggacgagtttaaataaatgttttggcatttaacattgtgccacaactgctgtcgattgagcttaacttgtattgaaactagaatattcctttaagacaaatTAACTTTAGAAATGGTcatagaataataaaatatataatgcattaGAATAAAATGCAGTAACatataataacagaaaataaaagatCAGTAATTGAAAGCAAGACATTTTATTTCGTGTCTGTATTTAACATGCACGGTTGTTCAGTGCTTTGTCTATGCTGTTGTGCAGGTTTGCTGGTTATGACACAGGCGCGTGCAGACAGCCCCCTCCAGTGGTGTACACACTGAAACTGCTCATTGGCGCCGCCCCGGTGGCCTGTATCACTACAGGTCTAATGATTCTTGTGGTGTACCCCATCAGTGAGGATGTCAGATTACGAAACAAACTCGCCCTCGCGGAGCTCAGGTAATGACCTCATGAACACCACGGATGGGGTTTTCTAATACACTAAAAATGTCAATCGTTCACTGGcaaacatcaaaagaaaaactTCAAAGATTActgttatataaataatatttcactaAGTTAACTGGGACTCTtcttgtaatgttgtgattactACTTTTTTAATAGAGTTGCAAGGACATGGTTACTGtcacaaatgtatttacatttgatTAGTAATCATGAAATAGAacctttaatatttaattataagttaggcttattaatttaataactttTCCTTGTTTTATATTTCATAAACTTGGTTTATTTCAAGGTTAGAAACTTTTGGActtcactgtatatattattgcatagatttatgttattgtttaatatatggagaaaaatacaaatatatcatAGATTTTATAGGGGAACATATCCTCTATAAAATCTatgatatatttgtatttttcaaatctatgatatatttgtatttttctccaTATATTAAACAATAACGTAaatctatattatattatatttaattaattgttttgaggaGGAAAAACAATCAATCATACAATGTATAAATCATgcaaattagttcaaataaacgttgagtatttagaactttcttttttcttttgaggTCACGAAACGTACACCTTTTAAGTAACTTGAATTGTTTAACGTTTTGGGTTTAATGAacttgtctctttaaatttacTGGAACTTAAATGAACTGAAACTGGGAGGGGGATTtttatttcccagcatgctttacaTGTCACTG
This window encodes:
- the LOC127622225 gene encoding sphingosine-1-phosphate transporter MFSD2B-like isoform X2, producing the protein MEADTAVPNSDKPKSLSAVSVPCTPGDMAKGEKALVTSGDKLMMKHPDPAFTKVLPQTHLDQKLSVCSKLCFAIGGAPSQVAGSATAFFLQIYLLDIAQINPFQASMVLFIGKAWGAFTDPIVGFFITKSKWTKIGRLMPWMVGCTPFTVISYFYLWFVPPFSNGRFIWYLGFYCFYQTLITCFHVPYSALTMFLCTDQQERDSATAYRMTMEVLGTLVGAAIQGQIVASAHTLKHCSHRNLSAGHLGNSSGTKIIRSLALSHDLLSDAEVYMIAAGVIGGLFLVCTVVMFLGVKERDDPYAPKTGKAIPFHKGFILVMKHGSYLTLTAAFLFISVAIQLIQSNFVLFCTYAVDLREHFQNIVLTILMSAAVSIPFWQWFLEKFGKKTAAFCGIMWIMPFTVMLVFIPNLIVAYVVAVSSGLSVAASLLLPWSMLPDVLDDFRLANRNSKGLEAIFYSLYAFFTKFAAGISLGVSTLCLQFAGYDTGACRQPPPVVYTLKLLIGAAPVACITTGLMILVVYPISEDVRLRNKLALAELRNQSMTSEWI
- the LOC127622225 gene encoding sphingosine-1-phosphate transporter MFSD2B-like isoform X1, producing the protein MEADTAVPNSDKPKSLSAVSVPCTPGDMAKGEKALVTSGDKLMMKHPDPAFTKVLPQTHLDQKLSVCSKLCFAIGGAPSQVAGSATAFFLQIYLLDIAQINPFQASMVLFIGKAWGAFTDPIVGFFITKSKWTKIGRLMPWMVGCTPFTVISYFYLWFVPPFSNGRFIWYLGFYCFYQTLITCFHVPYSALTMFLCTDQQERDSATAYRMTMEVLGTLVGAAIQGQIVASAHTLKHCSHRNLSAGHLGNSSGTKIIRSLALSHDLLSDAKEVYMIAAGVIGGLFLVCTVVMFLGVKERDDPYAPKTGKAIPFHKGFILVMKHGSYLTLTAAFLFISVAIQLIQSNFVLFCTYAVDLREHFQNIVLTILMSAAVSIPFWQWFLEKFGKKTAAFCGIMWIMPFTVMLVFIPNLIVAYVVAVSSGLSVAASLLLPWSMLPDVLDDFRLANRNSKGLEAIFYSLYAFFTKFAAGISLGVSTLCLQFAGYDTGACRQPPPVVYTLKLLIGAAPVACITTGLMILVVYPISEDVRLRNKLALAELRNQSMTSEWI